aaaattcattctTTACTGTTTCATTTGGTGCAGTTTGTGAGATTGCTTCCAATTTcttcaaaaataaatcctCGGTTGCAAGATCTGATGATCTACTTCCAAATGCTTGAAGTTGTGGTGATTGTGGTAATGGACTATTTAAATCTGGCTTCATCATCttaatttctaattttttgatattttggttttttttttttttttttttttagtttttaaaaaaaaaattattaatatatgaaTGTGGTGGtatgtaaaaattttaatataaaataatgaaaatcacactataaaacaaaaaaaataatattaataaaaaaaaaaaaaaaaaaatttatctcCTAAAAGGGGTTagggaattaaaaaaaaaaaaaaaaaaaaattaaaaataaaataaattaaaaaaatgaaaaaaaatttgatgaaaatcccaatttatcttttttttaaaaaaagaaaaaaataaaaataataatggttgatagaaaaacaatttatgaattatttttaaaatgagtaacacaaattgttttttttttttttatatgaatgTTTATAGTGTGTGaagtttattattgatttttttttttttttttatctttttaatttttttttttttttttttttttttgtatatcataccaattggtgatttaaattccaattttgattttattgatGACGATGgttgtaaaaaattaaattgaaatagTAATGTGAATAAAGAAAAcaagaaaaaacaaaatatctttttgtttttaataattgttataattgatttgattgtTATTTTCaaagtcttttttatataaaaaaaaaaaaaaaaatttaaaaaattaaaaaattaaaaaaaaaataaaaataatttaatttaaaaaaaaaaaagaaaaaaaaaattaaaaatttaaaaaaaaattaaaaaaaaatcaaaaaaaaagtcaaaatTGGGAAGGGGAGGGGGGTTGTGTGAATATAGTAATGTTGCTGACAATTTAGAAATTAAGATAATCTATAAATTTttgtttgtaattgtttttatgagtataatttgtttaataccaattgtataaaaaaatttatttttagttttttttttatttttaaatttttttataattttatttttatttttatttttttatttttaaattttcctACCTcctatgtttttttttttttttttataaatattaaataaagtgGTAGTTGTAGTAATGATGTGTTACAAAGAGTATTTTTAAGTGTGGTATAGGGGGTTATTTAAAATGATGATTAATAAAAactccaaataataataagtgTACCCTTAAAAGAAAGATTTTGTGATTTAATAcattaaatttcaaaaataaaaaaaaaattttaaatcaaaaaaaaaaaaattaaaaaaatttatttgataaaaaaaaaaaaataaaaaatttaaaaaagaaatttccTTTTCAATTCTTAAAAggcaaaaacaaaaaaagaaaaagatgaaatttaaaagaaaaaaaagaaaacaaattaaaacaagAACAAAGAAATaggaaatattatttaaaaatattgataataaaattataaaaattacattgaaattaatttttcaaacattagaaaaaaaatattgtgctttattattatatttgttgtagtattaaaaaaaaaaaaaaaaaaaaaaaaaatgtaaatcaaaattaatacaataaaaattattgacacttacattaaaaaaaatattaaaataagaccacaatttgattattataaattagtGTTACTatagattttataaaaataaatttttatgatatgaattaaattagtaaaaaaaaaaaaaaaaaaaaaaaaattaaaaataaataataataataataataataattttgataaacacaaaaaataaaaataaaaaaaaaataaaaaaaattaaaaaaaaaaaaatatatttgtttCACACAacaaattaacaaaaaaaaaaaaattaaaaaattaattaaaaaaaaaaaataataaaaaataaataaataaaaaaaaaacaaaaaaataaaaaaaagatgtgTTAATGTTCTTATCAAATGAAATGTTactaaattataaatttttattagtatgataaaataaaaaaacaaaaataaaaataaaaaaaataaaaataatataatttttttttttttttttttttttaaccaatgcaatttatttgtttttttccagtgaaaaaaaaatctaaaaataaaatttcagtgaaaaaaaaaaaaaaataaaaaaaataaaaatctaaaaaataaaaaactgaAAGGCTTGGCACCAAAAAAGGTTGTAagattcattttaattttaattttaattttaattttaattttaattttttcaagcttaagcttgttgttgtgtttgtGGTTTTTCAATCTcagaataataatttgaagtGAAACCAGTTTTTAATACATTAATTGAATCACCGACATGAATAACCCTATTGATGAATTTGCTATTATCAATGACAGCATAAGTTCCAAGTAAAACTTTTTCACCAATTTTACAAGTTACCTTTCTAAAAGTTTTCAAAGTTCTTAAtggttcatcatcattatatgGATCCATTATACCATTAACTTgatcaactacaactactggACAACGTGCATTTGCTTCTGCAATGGTTAattcaacattattattatcattatcatttgatgatgatgatgatgatgatgatgatgatatacTAATTAATTTCCAATTATCTTCTTCAAAAGTATTAACACCAGAAATTAGAATATTTGGACGATATCTATCCCAACCAAGGTGTGCTTGAATTTGTTCACCTTTCTCTTTACGAGTTTTGTCAATTCTAATATTAGTTTCATGAATCGATTCTTTTGATAAAATCATAATTTGACAACTATTTGATAAAGAGTTCTTGTAGAGTTTAGAAGCTTGGGTATTGGCATTCAAATTATCACTCATATGAGTACGAATCTTTCTTTGCCAAATACCTTCTGGACACATTTGAACTAATCTAAAACCTTTATCAGCAGTAGTACCATCAGCACTACCACCAATGACTTGATCTAACCATTGTGCACATTCATCACCTTCATCATAACATTGTGATTGGTTATCAAACATTGCaacattattataaattctcTTTTCATctaattgttgtaattgtaatggtttagttgaaatttttaattgtttttcaatacctttttttgaaattattaaaaattcaccatcttttgaaaatgatgtttcaattgttgataatattgGATACGCTTTTTGTGCACAatatctattattataaataatcatCCATCttctatcattttcaaatccATATTCTGttaatttacatttttttaattcaataccTTTACATGCTTTaactaaaattataattaattaattaatatttatttatttgttttttatacaaaataaaaataaaagacaTACCTggataaataatgatattttcaattttaatttgattttcattaattttacttaatctattaatatcattttcactaataaaatattttttcaaactATACATTAATAATGCACTTGAAAAAATTACTActgaatattttaataatattgatttatccattatttttaatttttttttttttttttttaagatttgaCCAATGTGTgtctttataataaaaaagaggCAAAAAACacagataataaaaattgaaatttgggaaatgaattaaaaaaatcacgaataattttttttttttttttttgtccagggtgatgatgaaatttaaaaaaaaaaataaaaaaaaaaaaaataaatgaaaaaaattatgaaaatgggatttttaaaaatatctttggaatttgattcttttcctttgaaaaaaattggtCATgcaaaaagaatttattgtaattattttctttctttgttttttatttttatttttatttttattttaaaaaaaatccctTTTTACTTCCAAATACTATCTCTACATAATCCATTATAAATACCATCAATTCTTGAACCAAATCtgttatttgaaaaataatctttatttACTCTACGAGAATAGATTTGATGTTGTTCAAATGGATCCCATTTTATAAAGCACACATTTATAGTTCCAGAAATGAATGAACCAACATTATTATGaaatttatttggtaattCTAAATAACCCATACTTGTattataaatgaatttttcaccttgaaaattaatttcagtAAATAGAATTACTTGATTTGATTGGTCATTAAAAAATGGGTATGGGAAATAATCATCTGcgtttgaatatttaaataataataaaaataaaaatgataaaattattattaaaatacctttaaaattatttatcattttttttttttcctttaaaattaaataaattattattgtattaaattaaaaaaaataaaaaaaaaaaaccaataataaataaataaataaaattcaaaaaaaaaaaaaaaataaaaaaaaaaaaaaataaaaattaattgatttatttgtttaaaaaagaaaaaaaaaaaaaaaaaagacttttttatttttatttggaatGGAAATATTAATAAGTTTATATATAAACTAGGTCgaattaaatcatcaaaaaaaagtattaaaaaagtgtatttttgggaaaaataaaataaaataaaataaaaaatagattttaaaaaaaaataataataataattttattataattataaattttatttattattattattattattatttattattactgtcaTATTGTTACTActctattattactatcttaaaaattatatatatataaatgtcaatatttttaaaagaatttgaattttcctTTCTTTTGTTTAGAAGGAGTATTCGAGCCAGAATCCAAATCAATTTGATCTAATAAATCAGTTAACATTGCTTTCTTTTGAACATTTTGTTGAGTTTtatcactaccaccaccactagcactattactattactattgttattgttattggtattggtattactattactattactattatttactGTAGTTGAAAGTGAATTTgttgaagaatttgaaagaTTTAAAGATGGTGAAGttgtatttgaatttggaGAGAAAGAACCAGAAGAACCTAAACCAGTATTTGcagttgaagttgttgaaaTCGAAGGTGAAGTTGTACTTGAAACTTCATCTGAAACACCTAAACtcaaatttgaaatttcaaaatcatcttttaaaaaCTCTGATAACATCGCATTCAATTGTAATTCAGTTTGATATTTTGTATCCCAATCTAAATTTGGCTCTTTATTTGATACTGATAAACTACTTCCAATTGGTGATGATTGTTTTTGTGCATTTTgtttatcatcttcattattattattattattaatattattttctttactATTTTCATCCAATGATATATTCTCTaatttatctatttttattatattattactattattattattattttcattatatatattatttgtatttgtattatttgtatttgtattattattattattatttgataattgttcaattctagattttaaaaattgaatttcatctttatattgtttttctttttgttgttgttgttgtgttaTTGTATTTACTAAGGAATTGAATTCATCGgataaatcatttgatcTTTTTATAACATTTCTAACTAATTGAACAGTGTATAATCCTAAATTCGATGAATCAAACTGTGATGAATCAATAGCTTGTGCTTgtgtattaatatttatatttaatgaattctCTGCTTGATGTAATGtattttgat
This region of Dictyostelium discoideum AX4 chromosome 3 chromosome, whole genome shotgun sequence genomic DNA includes:
- a CDS encoding molybdenum cofactor sulfurase domain-containing protein, with the translated sequence MDKSILLKYSVVIFSSALLMYSLKKYFISENDINRLSKINENQIKIENIIIYPVKACKGIELKKCKLTEYGFENDRRWMIIYNNRYCAQKAYPILSTIETSFSKDGEFLIISKKGIEKQLKISTKPLQLQQLDEKRIYNNVAMFDNQSQCYDEGDECAQWLDQVIGGSADGTTADKGFRLVQMCPEGIWQRKIRTHMSDNLNANTQASKLYKNSLSNSCQIMILSKESIHETNIRIDKTRKEKGEQIQAHLGWDRYRPNILISGVNTFEEDNWKLISISSSSSSSSSSNDNDNNNVELTIAEANARCPVVVVDQVNGIMDPYNDDEPLRTLKTFRKVTCKIGEKVLLGTYAVIDNSKFINRVIHVGDSINVLKTGFTSNYYSEIEKPQTQQQA